One window from the genome of Plasmodium relictum strain SGS1 genome assembly, chromosome: 12 encodes:
- the SEC7 gene encoding protein transport protein SEC7, putative has product MEYNHYKKKTNRCISFNSLNECNNDRHNSCIDYINNEFNNDEFAKLNIFTIIKNEIINVLTIIKKHEYNKNLDSSIIDALFILYNSINNLNNSGKEEIDINDFNNKLDIYYIAPFLNIIRNNNIFYKIKLNALHSLYHILKYNSNNFNEKDYEDNINSKQISYMSIGNEEDINNNQSESVNKSDFIFSDENNLVNVNDRHGENEIHFKINEKIHKKKKYHFFNRNYKFNKKYNSRKEENSNFLVNKGNNIINISIETLLNAPINYNNVSHEEIILYETIILFNNIICNAIRMVDKKYIIKIICYIFKIYKNNKYSLLFKGNCESLLVNAFYVIINNFMNNLDDDSINDLLIIVLILISSNKNKFIFDILKKKEYIDLYKDLFENEISNENMESINILSFRLLNILLEICGCSLVNKNLDILTNIIRCLFIHISSSSYILICKSMRLYVNIFILYKKNFFIYNEIYMNILLSILKKNSQKNITETALLTISHFCTENVLFELYYNYDINLYASDLLENFIQSILELCINFIQNTTIINEVIFKMIKSILYISSPYKICNDNKNSFFLNELNNIVSETSGYNSQLISDFKSDIYSNSYGNVLNSKLNKSFILLKNKNHKEMEDKKKKHKIKSVVIHKSATKEITEKVNKEDSKCFLNKNKKESQEIENEKNKIFSKSDEFTENLSKNDDLKKSNMNKLYSLNFLTSIKDDEQISFCSLLLFEHLKEYIKVQYIKKKKNRMRKKKLRKEILKKSANIFNTLKNKSIDELIKVKIIETQESFTKIDKINSTIDPLATNQKKNIMNCSSLSYEEKTSIINEVDLEKESNDKNNNNANNIKNINDNENNVSSYCDNINGISNNMNNTEREQEKSQCYNSNLTKETNLEVREIKKNSVKENDKCIDLNKLNEVKNEDINDEKNKCISHDISSGIPNKNDELNNKIDQNKSDDSKKIKSKDTISKEDKNEKLLKEEGDIKVEKDKKKDHAKEKDYSLLESNSSRNNSKWSNISNTQKKLIEDEYFLRSMTKFLRYNPFLDKEFIGEYISHRKNINILKHYVRLFDFCNLSLLSSLRLFLHYFKLPGEAQLIERILEHFSLCFFYSNPIYGDLDSVYKNENNKIVCLLKEEELSNIKRYILIDYLNDNTNDNNNDKTITHTNSNNNDDTNTDKDNNMNHCVDTYKNRCECDNSEDNFEYNIQKKINLKKNVDIKDYVHRNVYYISKKIQSMNEEEIKKKYVIVENSDVIFILTYSIIMLNTDLHNNQVKNKMKLEEFIKNNRGINNGKNIDRIYLENLYNCILNEEIKLFSNTQNSYTNDDQYWRLLEKKKKQYKKYHSIKERDAHFYKYDINKLIVRNNFLQIFFEIFRRTNDYNLTENCLCIFKMFINNLAFYNDLTNVNKLCYIFKYINFNLTQKSQLLLYLFFYFVKKCHNLFRDCWFIYINTIFKLVSIDLIPIFFYLHIYINNNQFNNDKDFLNGNYNKGNSLETYNINKSITEIYQHPFLVFKKNVKKLNKSKWIDEFSNIFFSKNNSNENNNLSIIFKENYSEKIEEDKKRKKKREEKQDHLNKENEKMNTQNNTKFKKLEDNGEDHDDDIEEDELNYIYVNIKVDPKNVDNSIIIDNINIYKRLKLDIYNFFTFNDFYNNMITNLNISSFVHLIKFLIIKCSINKENETNILNLGNKAELNNPSSKSQMASNSYLNNDKYNVAYNMHDHINDCNPVLVNSESSFDLFCCKKAKTFATQILFQVICFKINYTYVLYNILCKLNLKYTRKNNLRNMENNNPLFEKSHEDFSDIMNTEKYSDQSAQERNKTKEVKLNTKKEKKEEKKRNNFDLSLNNIYDTDNSSNSSLSDSVLSDVSNDSFIIKENETSKKELYLYLNEGDEKEQENQENQEETKNCKNCCEFNKVYAYADYGDDDEDEEDEEEKDKEQGEDEVTTDNNSEGRMEYCEKANLNHNKFLNGKINKNICMDERKEFLIDKIKIDLYMKTYIMHLKIIAITFEHFFKLLNNFLIINYNDDNIFTNIYNSVFKDYKMKNLKIKTEKDISNDDRYRIYDKNFEEIDKILNYKDEKIDITDIENKLFLVRSSSDDTEEWLFIEQLIMSIMNFSYICFNIYKDNKNKISKRKLNKMNYNNSFSKKYLQIKKKNKKFFFLCGIYLIYILQFLKKNILYRFIDKIIYVLEKISKNIYVNSCIINIYLHMLQLIMPNNILCKNTNNTNISLNDKDIYIYIEKATIYTESINNIINNNNVLLKLNNFNIENIILSLLPYLLFFNNKKEEINAHIASINSECLHIISNIYYKSIYMYMNNSKKNKINKNTIMNYENNDKTNVYRKNEDLVFDKIIELKKMYIFLLTCFVLSLACSFSSKKTRSEAYIKLQQFLFNENYIFKKVNKNEINNNNQNEKSGLDEKYVYKDEKLIDLISNFIILPLITYNYYFPFICKNMYVEEYNYNKEQKSKKENEANYSENNSINCLISKNNYCKEALLNFNLYNKKKDNDLSDNVLKNDEYENCGCIINYKNIETIDQDSNKLNNLFNYANDYYIHTVLHKQYNYYFSYLFAKKMLSYDNVCYRKSMSISFVSHIILSFLYSLLNCSGDMCDNNNDNSNINNRNIYNNDKHKSTEIEKEDNDSVLNDQIKNNHVNDENEEENDINLYELLCLNNEGTYNRIVTKTKCESNCIYYFLKHFYHALLTIKEEAKKILNIYKETFIENIKNIIYVSSSYAYSLKDHRINCFSHIKNGLFFLNEEEKNHLKSYNKQNMGKKRNSEGFDFENDVFKNILKLQANVRISISIVYYILYSDNSQNNQFKIIFEELLNVLLTKYNDNPDDLDEVNHCIKKKEVITEKKSTEQSSIQNEIIRDKENINMEQEEINKDNKSEENKKNKESKKNEEHKRDKEGKKNKENKKGKESKKDKENKKDKEHKKEKESKKDNDKEKNKN; this is encoded by the coding sequence atggaatataatcattataaaaagaaaactaATAGATGTATAAGCTTTAATAGTTTAAATGAATGCAATAATGATAGGCATAATTCTTGTATTGATTATATAAACAACGAATTTAATAATGATGAGTTTGCAAAGttgaatatttttacaattataaaaaatgaaataattaatgTTTTAACAATTATAAAGAAacatgaatataataaaaatttagattCTAGCATTATTGAtgcattatttattttatacaatagtattaataatttaaataatagcgggaaagaagaaatagatataaatgattttaataataaacttgatatttattatatagcaccatttttaaatataataagaaataataacattttttataaaataaaattaaatgctTTACATTCACTatatcatattttaaaatataatagcaataattttaatgagaAGGATTATGAAGATAACATAAACAGTAAACAAATATCATATATGTCTATAGGTAATGAAGAAGACATTAACAACAATCAAAGCGAAAGTGTAAATAAAAGCGACTTCATTTTTTCTGATGAGAATAATTTAGTTAATGTAAATGATAGACATGGTGAAAATGAAATACATTTTaagataaatgaaaaaatacataaaaaaaaaaagtatcatttttttaatagaaattataaattcaataaaaagtataattctagaaaagaagaaaattcaaattttttggtaaataaaggaaataatattattaatattagtaTAGAAACCTTATTAAATGCAccaattaattataataatgttAGCCACgaagaaattatattatatgaaactataatattatttaacaaTATAATATGCAATGCAATTAGAATGGTagacaaaaaatatataataaaaataatttgttatatttttaaaatatataagaacAATAAATactctttattatttaaaggaAATTGCGAATCTCTATTAGTAAATGctttttatgtaattataaataattttatgaataacTTAGATGATGACTCTATAAATGATTTATTGATTAtagttttaatattaataagtagtaataaaaataaatttatttttgatatactgaaaaaaaaagaatatatagatttatataaagatttatttgaaaatgaaatttctaatgaaaatatggaaagtattaatatattatcatttaggttattaaatattttgttaGAAATATGTGGGTGTTCATTAGTAAACAAAAATTTGGATATATTAACTAACATAATAAGATGTTTGTTTATTCACATTAGCTCTTCCTCATATATACTAATTTGCAAATCAATGAGActttatgtaaatattttcattttatacaaaaagaatttttttatttataatgaaatttatatgaatattttattaagcatactaaaaaaaaattcacaaaaaaatataactgaAACAGCCTTATTAACTATATCTCATTTCTGCACAGAAAATGTTCTATTtgaattatattataattatgatattaatttatatgcaTCTGATTTATTAGAGAATTTCATTCAGTCAATATTGGAATTGTGcataaattttattcaaaATACTACCATTATAAATGaagtaatttttaaaatgatcAAAagcattttatatatatcaagTCCCTATAAAATTTGTAACgacaataaaaatagtttCTTTTtgaatgaattaaataatatagtaTCTGAAACTTCAGGATATAATAGCCAATTAATTAGTGATTTTAAAAGTGATATATATTCAAATAGTTATGGTAATGTATTAAATtccaaattaaataaaagttttattttacttaaaaataaaaatcataaGGAAAtggaagataaaaaaaaaaaacataaaataaaaagtgtTGTTATACATAAAAGTGCAACAAAGGAAATTActgaaaaagtaaataaagaGGATAGTAAAtgctttttaaataaaaataaaaaggaaagtcaagaaattgaaaatgaaaaaaataaaattttttctaaaagtGATGAATTTACGGAGAATTTATCAAAAAACGacgatttaaaaaaaagtaacatGAATAAATTATACTCTTTAAATTTTCTGACATCAATTAAGGATGATGAACAAATTAGTTTttgttctttattattatttgaacATTTAAAAGAGTACATTAAAGttcaatatattaaaaagaaaaaaaatagaatgcgtaaaaaaaaactaagaaaagaaatattaaaaaagtctgcaaatatatttaatacattaaaaaataaatctatTGATGAACTAATTAAAGTTAAAATAATTGAAACACAAGAATCTTTCACAAAAATTGACAAAATAAATTCTACCATTGATCCACTTGCAAccaatcaaaaaaaaaatataatgaattgTTCTAGTTTATCATACGAGGAAAAAACTTCTATTATTAATGAAGTAgatttagaaaaagaaagtaacgataaaaataataataatgcaaacaatataaaaaatattaatgataatgaaaaCAATGTGAGTAGTTATtgtgataatataaatggcATCagtaataatatgaataatacaGAAAGAGAGCAAGAAAAAAGTCAATGCTATAATAGTAATTTAACCAAAGAAACTAATCTAGAAGtaagagaaataaaaaaaaattccgttaaagaaaatgataaatgtATAGATTTAAATAAGTTAAATGAagttaaaaatgaagatataaatgatgaaaaaaacaaatgTATTTCACATGATATATCATCAGGAATTCCCAATAAAAATGacgaattaaataataaaatagatcAAAATAAAAGTGACGAttccaaaaaaataaaaagcaaAGATACCATTAGtaaagaagataaaaatgaaaaattactAAAAGAAGAAGGTGATATTAAAGTAGAGAAAGACAAAAAGAAAGATCATGCTAAAGAGAAAGATTATAGTCTTTTAGAAAGTAATTCTTCACGAAATAATTCCAAGTGGAGTAATATTAGCaatacacaaaaaaaattaatagaagATGAATATTTTCTCAGATCAATGACAAAATTTTTGAGATATAACCCTTTTTTAGATAAGGAATTTATAGGTGAGTATATTTCACACaggaaaaatataaacattttAAAGCATTATGTAAGACTATTTGATTTTTGcaatttatcattattatcttcattaaggttatttttacattattttaaattaccTGGTGAAGCACAACTAATTGAAAGAATATTAGAACATTTTAgcttatgttttttttattcaaatcCTATATATGGTGATTTAGATAgtgtttataaaaatgaaaataataaaatagtttGTTTATTGAAAGAAGAAGAATTATCTAATATAAAAAGGTATATTCTAATAGATTATTTAAACGATAACacaaatgataataataatgataaaaccATAACTCATACGAATAGCAATAACAATGATGATACCAATACagataaagataataatatgaatcaTTGTGTggatacatataaaaataggTGTGAATGTGATAACAGCGAAGATAACTTTGAAtataatattcaaaaaaaaataaatttaaaaaaaaatgttgatATAAAAGATTACGTTCATAGGAATGtttattatatttcaaaaaaaattcaatcaatgaatgaagaagaaataaaaaaaaaatatgtaattgTTGAAAATAGcgatgttatttttattttaacttaTTCAATTATTATGCTGAATACAGATTTGCACAATAATCaagtgaaaaataaaatgaaattagaagaatttattaaaaataatagaggTATAAATAATGGGAAAAATATAGATAGaatatatttagaaaatttatataactgtatattaaatgaagaaattaaattattttcaaacACTCAGAATTCATATACTAATGATGATCAGTATTGGagattattagaaaaaaagaagaagcaatataaaaaatatcattCTATTAAAGAAAGAGATGCACATTTCTATAAATATGATATAAACAAACTAATAGtaagaaataattttcttcaaatattttttgaaatttttagaAGAACTAATGATTATAATTTAACAGAAAATTGCTTgtgtatatttaaaatgttcATAAACAATTTGGCGTTTTATAATGATCTCACAAATGTTAATAAATtatgttatatatttaaatatataaattttaatttaacaCAAAAGTctcaattattattatatctttttttctattttgttaaaaaatgTCACAATTTATTTCGTGATTGTtggtttatatatataaatacaataTTCAAATTAGTATCAATTGATCTTAtaccaatttttttttatcttcatatttatataaataataaccAGTTTAACAATGATaaagattttttaaatggaaattataataaaggaAATTCGTTAGAaacatataatataaataaaagtataacAGAAATATATCAACATccttttttagtttttaaaaaaaatgtgaagAAATTGAATAAATCTAAATGGATTGATGAGTTcagtaatatatttttttcgaaaaataatagtaatgaaaataataatttatctatTATATTCAAAGAAAATTATTCTGAAAAAATAGAggaagataaaaaaagaaaaaaaaagagagaaGAGAAGCAagatcatttaaataaagaaaatgagaaAATGAACACACAAAATAAcacaaaatttaaaaaattagaagatAATGGAGAAGATCATGATGATGATATTGAAGAAGATGAATTAAATTACATTTATGTGAATATTAAAGTAGATCCTAAGAATGTAGACAATAGTATCATCATAgacaatataaatatttataaaagattaaaattagatatttataatttttttacctttaatgatttttataataatatgattactaatttaaatattagtAGTTTTgtacatttaataaaatttttaataattaagtgctcaattaataaagaaaatgaaacgAATATCTTAAATTTAGGCAATAAGGCAGAATTGAATAATCCATCTTCAAAATCTCAAATGGCTAGTAAtagttatttaaataatgataaatataatgtTGCTTATAATATGCATGATCATATAAATGATTGTAATCCAGTTTTGGTTAATTCAGAAAGTTCTTTTGATTTGTTCTGTTGTAAAAAAGCTAAAACATTTGCAACTCAAATATTATTTCAAGTTATATGTTTTAAGATTAATTATACTTatgtattatataatattttatgcaAATTAAACCTGAAATACACTAGAAAGAATAATTTGAGAAATATGGAGAATAATAATccattatttgaaaaatcGCACGAAGACTTTTCCGATATTATGAATACTGAAAAATATTCTGATCAATCAGCGCAAGaaagaaataaaacaaaagaagtaaaattgaatacaaaaaaagaaaaaaaagaggaaaaaaagagaaataattttgatctttctttaaataatatatatgatacaGATAATTCAAGCAACAGCTCTCTTAGTGATTCAGTACTTAGTGATGTGTCTAATgattcatttattattaaagaaaatgaaacatCTAAGAAAGAACTATATTTATATCTTAATGAAGGTGATGAAAAAGAACAAGAAAATCAAGAAAATCaagaagaaacaaaaaattgtaaaaattgTTGTGAATTTAATAAAGTTTATGCATATGCTGACTACGGAGATGATGAcgaagatgaagaagatgaagaagaaaaagataaagaaCAAGGAGAGGATGAGGTAACTACTGATAATAATTCTGAAGGAAGGATGGAATACTGTGAAAAGGCAAATTTAAATcacaataaatttttaaatggaaaaataaataaaaatatttgtatgGATGAAAGgaaagaatttttaattgataaaattaaaatagatctttatatgaaaacatatattatgcatttaaaaattatagcaATTACATTTGagcatttttttaaattattaaataactttttaataataaattacaatgatgataatatttttactaatatttataatagcGTTTTTAAAGAttacaaaatgaaaaatttaaaaattaagacAGAAAAAGACATTTCAAATGATGATAGATATCGTATTTATGACAAAAATTTTGAAGaaatagataaaattttaaattataaagacgaaaaaatagatataactgatattgaaaataaattatttctcGTAAGAAGTTCAAGTGATGATACAGAAGAATGGTTATTTATTGAGCAGTTAATTATGAGCATAATGAATTTCTCCTACAtttgttttaatatttataaagacaataaaaataaaattagtaaaagaaaattaaataagatGAATTACAATAATTCTTTCTCAAAAAAGTATTtgcaaattaaaaaaaaaaacaagaaattcttttttctgtgtggtatatatttaatatatattctacaatttttaaaaaaaaatattttatatcgttttattgataaaattatatatgtattagagaaaatttcaaaaaatatatatgtaaacagctgcataataaatatatatttacacaTGTTGCAATTAATAATGccaaataatattttatgtaaaaatacaaataatacaaatatttCCCTAAATGATAAagacatatatatttatatagaaaAGGCAACTATATATACGGAaagtattaataatataataaacaaCAACAAcgttttattaaaattaaacaattttaatattgaaaatatcATTTTATCATTGTTACCCTACTTACTATTTTTTAACaacaaaaaagaagaaattaatGCACATATAGCTTCTATTAATTCAGAATGTCTACATATTATATCAaacatttattataaaagtatatatatgtatatgaataattcaaaaaaaaataaaataaataaaaatactattATGAATTacgaaaataatgataaaactAATGTATACAGAAAAAATGAAGACCTTGTTTTTGACAAGAttattgaattaaaaaaaatgtacatttttttattaacgtGTTTTGTGCTTTCATTAGCTTGTTCTTTTAGTTCTAAGAAGACGAGAAGTGAAGCATACATAAAATTGcaacaatttttatttaatgaaaattatattttcaaaaaagtaaataaaaatgagattaataataataatcaaaatgaaaaaagtggATTAGATGAAAAGTATGTTTACAAAGAcgaaaaattaatagatttaataagtaattttattatattaccATTGATAACATATAATTATTACTTTCcttttatatgtaaaaatatgtatgtagaagaatataattataataaagagCAAAAGAGTAAAAAGGAGAATGAAGCAAACTATAGTGAAAATAATTCTATTAATTGTTTAAtatctaaaaataattattgtaAAGAGGCATtacttaattttaatttgtataacaaaaaaaaagataacgATTTATCTGATAATGTATTGAAAAATGATGAGTATGAAAACTGTGGATgcattattaattataaaaatatagaaacaATAGATCAGGattcaaataaattaaataatttatttaattatgcaaatgattattatattcatacTGTGCTACATAAGCAATACAATTATTATTTCAGTTATTTATTtgcaaaaaaaatgttatcaTATGATAATGTATGTTACCGAAAAAGTATGAGTATTAGCTTCGTAAGCCATATTATTTtgtcatttttatattcattacttAATTGTTCAGGAGATATGtgtgataataataatgataatagcaatattaataatagaaatatttataataatgataaacaTAAATCAactgaaatagaaaaagaagataatgATTCTGTATTAAATGaccaaattaaaaataatcatgtaaatgatgaaaatgaagaagaaaatgatatCAATTTATATGAATTGCTATGTCTAAATAATGAAGGAACTTATAATAGAATTGtaacaaaaacaaaatgtGAAAGTAattgtatttattattttttgaaacaTTTTTATCATGCTTTGTTAACTATTAAAGAAgaagcaaaaaaaattttaaatatttataaagaaacGTTCATagagaatattaaaaatattatatatgtttCTTCATCATATGCATATTCGTTAAAAGATCATCGAATTAATTGTTTCTCTCATATTAAAAATggtctattttttttaaatgaagaagaaaaaaatcatttaaagtcttataataaacaaaatatgggaaaaaaaagaaactcAGAAGGTTTTGATTTTGAAAATgatgtttttaaaaatatactcAAATTGCAAGCTAACGTTAGAATTAGTATATCTATTGTTTATTATATTCTATATTCTGATAATAGTCAAAATAATCaattcaaaattatttttgaagaattattaaatgttttattaacaaaatataatgataatCCTGATGATCTAGATGAGGTAAATCATtgtataaagaaaaaagaggtaattacagaaaaaaaatcaaCTGAACAAAGTAGTAtacaaaatgaaattataagagataaggaaaatataaatatggaacaagaagaaattaataaagataataaaagtgaagaaaataaaaaaaataaggaaagTAAGAAAAACGAAGAACATAAAAGAGATAAAGAAGGTAAGaaaaacaaagaaaataaaaaaggtaaAGAAAGTAAgaaagataaagaaaataaaaaagacaaagaacataaaaaagaaaaggaaagtAAAAAAGAcaatgataaagaaaaaaataaaaattga